The following coding sequences are from one Rhinoraja longicauda isolate Sanriku21f chromosome 37, sRhiLon1.1, whole genome shotgun sequence window:
- the trir gene encoding telomerase RNA component interacting RNase isoform X1, with protein sequence MAERRRSRELSRSSETDGGAESKGVNAFANDGSFMALFKKMEEEKAARREAGGGGGDVERGGRPSPAVTVAAAAAAAAAAAAVGPGPEAEAGRKPAPNTVGKRRGGAKLALKTGMVAKKHKADEEAEARGGDAWAKYMAEVKKYKAHQCSDDDKTRPLVK encoded by the exons ATGGCGGAGAGGCGAAGGAGCCGCGAACTTTCTCGAAGCTCCGAGACGGATGGCGGCGCGGAGAGCAAAGGAGTGAACGCCTTCGCCAATGACGGCAGCTTCATGGCGCTCTTCAAGAAGATGGAGGAGGAGAAGGCGGCGCGGCGGGAGGCGGGAGGAGGAGGCGGGGACGTGGAGCGCGGAGGGCGGCCGAGCCCGGCGGTgacggtggcggcggcggcggcggcggcggcagcagcagcagcggtgggCCCGGGGCCCGAGGCCGAGGCCGGCAGGAAGCCCGCGCCGAACACT GTGGGAAAGCGGCGAGGTGGGGCAAAGTTAGCCCTCAAGACGGGAATGGTAGCCAAGAAACACAAGGCCGATGAGGAG gctGAGGCACGAGGAGGAGATGCTTGGGCCAAATACATGGCAGAGGTGAAGAAATACAAAGCACATCAGTGCAGCGATGACGACAAAACCCGGCCTCTTGTTAAATAG
- the trir gene encoding telomerase RNA component interacting RNase isoform X2, which yields MAERRRSRELSRSSETDGGAESKGVNAFANDGSFMALFKKMEEEKAARREAGGGGGDVERGGRPSPAVTVAAAAAAAAAAAAVGPGPEAEAGRKPAPNTESVKNGLPPLTVACILYVRSALRRCRGRCILLWNEI from the exons ATGGCGGAGAGGCGAAGGAGCCGCGAACTTTCTCGAAGCTCCGAGACGGATGGCGGCGCGGAGAGCAAAGGAGTGAACGCCTTCGCCAATGACGGCAGCTTCATGGCGCTCTTCAAGAAGATGGAGGAGGAGAAGGCGGCGCGGCGGGAGGCGGGAGGAGGAGGCGGGGACGTGGAGCGCGGAGGGCGGCCGAGCCCGGCGGTgacggtggcggcggcggcggcggcggcggcagcagcagcagcggtgggCCCGGGGCCCGAGGCCGAGGCCGGCAGGAAGCCCGCGCCGAACACT GAGAGTGTAAAGAATGGCCTACCTCCGCTCACAGTAGCTTGTATACTGTATGTTAGAAGTGCGTTGAGACGTTGTCGTGGGAGATGCATTCTGTTGTGGAATGAGATCTAA